The following are encoded in a window of Verrucomicrobiia bacterium genomic DNA:
- a CDS encoding polysaccharide deacetylase family protein has translation MALLKRLIKLLISLLVRAWDILVAGALLRLGNRPRPTCVVIYYHAIDAAQRSRFARQMDELLRLAKPIPADLAALPGDDAHCCAVTFDDGFVSVLENALPELEARNIPATFFVPTGCMGQAPGWVKPNSPARRQRVLSADRLATLKHHRLLAIGSHSVSHPDFLKLDPAQARCELEQSKAELETILGRKVGLFSFPHGKCDPARIELARAAGYECVFTINPSNVFCSAADFVQGRVAVDPADWPLEFRLKLLGAYRWLAKSEPRTAAASPSLLPLPRERAGVRGN, from the coding sequence ATGGCACTCCTGAAGCGCTTAATCAAACTACTCATCAGCCTGCTCGTCCGCGCCTGGGACATCCTGGTCGCTGGTGCGCTCCTGCGCCTGGGCAACCGCCCTCGCCCCACCTGCGTGGTCATCTATTATCATGCCATAGACGCCGCCCAACGCTCCCGGTTCGCTCGCCAAATGGATGAACTGCTGCGTCTGGCCAAACCTATCCCGGCCGACCTCGCCGCTCTCCCCGGCGACGATGCCCATTGCTGCGCCGTGACCTTCGACGACGGTTTCGTGAGCGTCCTGGAGAATGCCTTGCCCGAGTTGGAAGCGCGCAATATCCCAGCCACTTTCTTTGTCCCCACCGGTTGCATGGGCCAGGCGCCCGGCTGGGTCAAACCGAACTCGCCCGCACGCCGGCAGCGCGTCCTCTCGGCTGACCGGCTCGCCACCCTGAAGCACCATCGCCTCCTGGCCATCGGCTCACATTCCGTCTCACACCCCGATTTCCTGAAACTCGACCCCGCCCAAGCTCGCTGCGAACTCGAGCAGTCCAAAGCTGAACTGGAGACCATTCTGGGCCGCAAAGTCGGCCTGTTCAGCTTTCCTCATGGCAAATGCGACCCGGCGAGAATCGAACTCGCCCGCGCCGCCGGTTACGAGTGCGTCTTTACCATCAACCCCTCCAACGTATTCTGCTCGGCCGCCGATTTCGTCCAGGGCCGCGTCGCGGTTGACCCCGCCGATTGGCCGCTGGAATTTCGCCTCAAGCTCCTGGGCGCCTATCGTTGGTTGGCCAAATCCGAGCCGAGAACCGCTGCGGCCAGTCCTTCGCTTCTCCCTCTCCCTCGGGAGCGGGCAGGGGTGAGGGGGAATTAA